Proteins encoded within one genomic window of Methanosarcina barkeri str. Wiesmoor:
- a CDS encoding pentapeptide repeat-containing protein has translation MFVTKELNLNKSYFEETKVTRANLNEDNLKKSNFIGTCLIGANLKELSFEGVNLREANLLGANLEKANLLGANLEGADLRETNLGGADLREANLGGADLREANLEGADLEGADLRETNLGGADLREANLGGADLREANLEGADLRETNLLEANLEGASLEGANLKVANLERANLKGVNLIEAELSWAELKGANLVESYLVGTNFTGANLEWVDLTKANLEEAIFTWADLEGANISGANIKGANLKEAHYLTFDQLSNVKTLYNAKLNERLLIKLKEKHPALLEASD, from the coding sequence ATGTTTGTTACTAAAGAATTAAACCTTAATAAAAGTTACTTTGAAGAAACTAAAGTTACAAGAGCTAACCTTAACGAAGATAACCTCAAAAAATCTAATTTTATCGGAACTTGCCTTATAGGGGCTAATCTAAAAGAATTATCTTTTGAAGGAGTTAATCTTAGAGAAGCTAACTTACTAGGAGCTAACCTTGAGAAGGCTAACTTACTAGGAGCTAACCTTGAAGGGGCTGATCTTAGAGAAACTAACCTTGGAGGAGCTGATCTTAGAGAAGCTAACCTTGGAGGGGCTGATCTTAGAGAAGCTAACCTTGAGGGAGCTGACCTTGAAGGGGCTGATCTTAGAGAAACTAACCTTGGAGGAGCTGATCTTAGAGAAGCTAACCTTGGAGGGGCTGATCTTAGAGAAGCTAACCTTGAGGGAGCTGACCTTAGAGAAACTAACTTACTAGAAGCTAATCTTGAAGGAGCCAGTCTTGAAGGAGCTAATCTAAAAGTAGCTAACCTTGAAAGAGCCAACCTTAAAGGAGTTAATCTTATAGAGGCTGAACTTAGTTGGGCTGAACTTAAAGGAGCTAACCTTGTAGAGTCTTACCTTGTAGGAACTAACTTTACAGGGGCAAATCTTGAATGGGTTGACCTTACAAAGGCTAACCTTGAAGAGGCTATCTTTACATGGGCTGACCTCGAAGGGGCTAATATTAGTGGGGCCAACATTAAAGGAGCTAACCTTAAAGAAGCTCACTATTTGACATTTGACCAGCTTTCTAATGTAAAAACCCTTTATAACGCAAAATTAAATGAAAGGCTTCTTATAAAATTAAAAGAGAAGCATCCTGCCCTTTTGGAAGCATCTGATTAA
- a CDS encoding phosphotransferase enzyme family protein: MLRLKYLFYNEILAIEAIKKWKTDMKNVDELFSYFRISTNAIYPFPNNGKVCFLRLAPIEEKIKDNEYGEMEFIQYLRENNFPALKPLPSLNDELVEIITTEWGTYFASVFERVEGVQIKDTDLNDNIMFVYGRTLGTLHRLASDFKPSIKKWTYEDVLEWIKEELGLYGEQAAAMNEHAEVKHLLEALPKNQNTFGLIHYDFEPDNVFYDEKNKTCNVIDFEDGMYHWFALDIEQIFDSLSEHMDEKRLNVAKKVFLNGYRTEFNISSDILESLPLFRRFIDLYSYTRILHSKGEILELDNEPNWLSNVTEKLDRKKDSILAKWS; encoded by the coding sequence ATGTTAAGATTAAAATATTTATTTTATAATGAGATTTTGGCAATAGAAGCAATTAAAAAATGGAAAACTGACATGAAAAACGTAGACGAATTATTCTCATATTTTAGGATTTCAACGAATGCAATATATCCCTTTCCGAATAATGGTAAAGTTTGCTTTCTACGCTTAGCACCTATTGAAGAAAAGATAAAAGATAATGAATATGGAGAAATGGAATTTATTCAATATTTGAGAGAAAATAATTTCCCTGCATTAAAACCATTGCCATCCCTGAATGATGAACTAGTCGAAATCATTACAACGGAATGGGGGACGTATTTTGCAAGTGTATTTGAAAGAGTAGAAGGAGTACAAATAAAAGACACAGACTTAAATGACAATATCATGTTTGTGTATGGCAGGACACTGGGAACTTTACACAGGCTTGCTTCGGATTTCAAACCGTCCATAAAAAAGTGGACCTATGAAGATGTGCTGGAATGGATAAAAGAAGAGCTTGGTTTATATGGTGAACAGGCTGCTGCAATGAATGAACATGCAGAGGTAAAACACCTTCTTGAAGCACTTCCGAAAAATCAGAACACTTTTGGACTAATACATTATGATTTTGAGCCGGATAATGTCTTTTATGATGAGAAAAATAAGACATGTAACGTTATCGATTTTGAGGACGGAATGTATCACTGGTTTGCTCTTGATATAGAGCAGATATTTGATTCGTTATCAGAGCATATGGACGAAAAAAGACTTAATGTAGCCAAAAAAGTATTCTTGAATGGTTATCGTACGGAGTTTAATATATCAAGTGATATACTAGAGTCTTTACCTCTGTTTAGAAGATTTATTGATTTATATAGCTATACAAGAATTCTTCATTCTAAAGGCGAGATATTAGAGTTGGATAATGAGCCGAATTGGTTGAGCAACGTCACAGAAAAGCTGGATAGAAAGAAGGATAGTATTTTAGCAAAATGGAGTTAA
- a CDS encoding HAD family hydrolase: MLQKGKIKGLIFDCYKTLIDIKTDEKSLETNERVSRWLLYQGVRIEPERLREEYKWKIIGRLGNSGQQHPDIRIEEIFAEICAENAFKEIDPYWLGIETAKVFRTASIRKLEAYPQSLQLLEKYRNIPKCIVSNAQRVFTEQELRFLGLYDRFNFTIMSSDHRIKKPDTRLFKMALDGLGLEPWEVLSIGDTPENDIYPPQSLGMNAMHIRDAWRYA; this comes from the coding sequence ATGCTCCAAAAAGGAAAAATTAAGGGCTTAATCTTTGATTGTTACAAAACCCTTATCGACATCAAAACTGACGAAAAAAGTCTAGAAACAAATGAAAGAGTAAGCAGATGGCTGCTTTACCAGGGGGTGCGGATAGAACCTGAGAGGCTCAGGGAAGAATACAAATGGAAAATCATAGGCAGACTAGGCAATTCAGGCCAGCAGCACCCGGATATCCGTATAGAAGAGATCTTTGCGGAAATTTGTGCCGAAAACGCCTTTAAAGAAATCGATCCTTATTGGCTTGGAATTGAGACAGCAAAGGTCTTCAGAACTGCATCTATAAGAAAACTTGAGGCTTACCCTCAGAGCCTGCAGCTGCTTGAAAAATACAGAAATATCCCGAAATGCATCGTTTCCAATGCTCAGAGAGTTTTTACGGAACAGGAACTGCGCTTTCTGGGCCTGTATGATCGCTTTAACTTCACAATTATGTCTTCGGACCATCGTATAAAGAAACCTGATACCCGGCTCTTCAAGATGGCTCTTGACGGTCTCGGGCTTGAGCCCTGGGAAGTGCTCTCTATCGGCGACACTCCAGAAAACGATATTTATCCCCCTCAAAGTCTCGGAATGAATGCAATGCACATCCGAGATGCCTGGAGATATGCATAA
- a CDS encoding HD domain-containing protein has product MSKYIHELRDPIYNFIHYNTEERKAINSKPIQRLRYIHQLALTYLVYPGATHKRFEHSLGVMELASRVYDIVTDPNNILDDSIRNIVPKSAFELQYWRRALRMAALFHDTGHLPFSHAAERELLPDDWNHEKITAEIIRSEEMIQIWNDLKIQTEDVVKLAVGPRYYKNYNFTYWEAILSEIIVSDALGVDRMDYLLRDSHHTGVAYGKFDHYRLIETMRILPKYYNYGSKEPALGIENGGLHAVEAMLLARYFMYTQLYFHPVRRIYDIHLRDFLKTWLQNEVFPIEVENHLQVTDNEVFVGLFNVARDQNHKGHEYAKRIVNRNHFRLLYDRKQEDISKNLEAQKAIYNDLKKKFGENNVIYDTEKQRGGDSNFPVYLNNRRIVSALSISDVLPKIPIAAIDSIYINPNCL; this is encoded by the coding sequence ATGTCAAAGTATATTCATGAATTACGAGATCCGATATACAATTTTATACATTATAATACAGAGGAAAGAAAAGCAATCAATTCAAAACCTATCCAACGACTCAGATATATTCACCAACTTGCTTTAACTTACCTTGTCTATCCGGGAGCTACCCATAAAAGATTTGAACATTCGTTAGGGGTGATGGAACTCGCAAGTCGAGTCTATGATATTGTTACTGACCCCAATAATATACTCGATGATTCAATAAGAAACATCGTTCCTAAATCTGCTTTTGAACTGCAGTATTGGCGGCGTGCACTTCGTATGGCTGCTCTTTTCCATGACACGGGGCATCTACCCTTTTCGCATGCGGCCGAAAGAGAACTTCTGCCAGATGATTGGAACCACGAAAAGATAACTGCCGAAATCATCCGCAGTGAGGAAATGATACAAATATGGAATGATCTTAAGATTCAAACCGAGGATGTCGTTAAATTAGCAGTGGGACCGAGATATTATAAAAACTACAACTTTACCTATTGGGAGGCAATCCTTTCCGAAATAATTGTTAGTGATGCTCTTGGAGTAGATAGAATGGACTACCTTTTAAGGGATTCTCACCACACGGGTGTAGCTTATGGAAAATTTGATCATTATAGGTTAATTGAAACTATGCGGATCCTTCCAAAATATTATAATTATGGATCTAAAGAACCTGCATTGGGTATTGAAAATGGTGGATTACATGCAGTTGAAGCTATGCTTCTTGCCAGATATTTCATGTATACCCAATTATACTTTCACCCTGTTAGGCGGATCTATGACATCCACCTGAGAGATTTCCTTAAAACATGGTTGCAAAATGAAGTTTTTCCCATCGAAGTCGAGAATCACTTACAAGTGACCGATAATGAAGTATTTGTAGGATTATTTAATGTTGCACGTGATCAAAATCATAAGGGTCACGAATATGCAAAACGAATAGTAAATAGGAATCATTTCAGATTATTGTATGACAGAAAGCAAGAAGATATCTCTAAAAACCTAGAAGCACAAAAAGCCATCTACAATGACTTAAAGAAAAAATTTGGAGAAAATAACGTGATATATGATACAGAGAAACAAAGAGGTGGAGATTCCAATTTTCCCGTGTATTTGAATAACAGAAGAATAGTTTCCGCTCTATCTATATCTGATGTGTTACCAAAAATACCTATTGCTGCTATAGATTCTATTTATATAAATCCTAACTGTCTATAA
- a CDS encoding phosphate uptake regulator PhoU, which produces MTKDQRKVQFTGNSTYIVSLPIKWIRDIGLEAGDTLTLTPMPNKTLHISYSAISKERSDLKAMIECSHSEGAENNFRVLISNYLAGYDIIKLTCMKGFNARDRKYIKDSVRQKLTGLELVEESRTELVFQCLLNYNDLFLSRVIKNMYGLVRSMLEDSMKAFRDYNVEIAEDVIQRDDDVDRFYFLSVRQLNAAIEDIELSEMIGIRHPQECLEYRLITKIIERIGDHAVRIAVNTQRMNSAVNPDNPIFKMAELSINVFKSSIDSITQEDLQTINKTVEEAKNISQFGISLESQKEENTGNVEISMVLESLRRIAEYSGDIAEASINMNVKI; this is translated from the coding sequence ATTACTAAAGATCAAAGAAAAGTTCAGTTTACCGGGAATTCTACCTATATTGTTTCTCTTCCAATAAAATGGATACGGGATATAGGGCTTGAGGCAGGGGATACACTTACTCTCACACCTATGCCTAACAAAACCTTGCATATATCTTACAGTGCAATCTCAAAGGAACGTTCTGATCTTAAGGCTATGATAGAATGCAGTCACTCAGAAGGTGCGGAAAATAACTTCAGAGTTCTTATTTCTAATTATCTTGCAGGTTATGATATTATAAAACTAACTTGTATGAAAGGTTTCAATGCTCGTGACCGCAAATATATCAAGGACTCGGTACGTCAGAAATTAACAGGGCTTGAACTTGTAGAAGAATCAAGGACTGAGCTGGTCTTTCAGTGCCTTCTTAATTACAACGATCTATTCCTTAGCCGGGTAATCAAAAATATGTATGGTCTTGTACGTTCCATGCTTGAAGATTCTATGAAAGCTTTTAGAGATTACAATGTAGAAATTGCTGAAGATGTTATCCAGAGAGATGATGACGTAGATCGTTTCTATTTTCTTTCTGTCCGCCAACTTAACGCCGCAATTGAAGATATCGAGCTCTCTGAAATGATAGGAATCCGACATCCACAAGAATGTCTGGAGTACAGGCTGATTACGAAAATAATTGAGCGAATTGGAGATCATGCAGTCAGAATAGCTGTAAATACCCAAAGAATGAATTCTGCAGTTAACCCTGATAATCCAATTTTCAAGATGGCTGAACTCTCCATTAACGTATTCAAGAGTTCGATTGATTCGATAACACAAGAAGACCTGCAGACGATAAACAAAACTGTTGAGGAAGCAAAAAACATTTCTCAGTTTGGAATTTCTCTGGAGTCACAGAAGGAGGAAAATACAGGTAACGTTGAGATTAGTATGGTTCTGGAGAGTCTCCGGAGAATAGCCGAATATAGCGGCGATATCGCAGAGGCTTCAATCAATATGAATGTAAAGATCTAA